In Arthrobacter sp. UKPF54-2, the following are encoded in one genomic region:
- a CDS encoding LamG-like jellyroll fold domain-containing protein — MPGPSRLPATSGDRAARTSRGTIGGTPESSTPHTPGLRHRVHAAAPRIHGYSVASPETSPAAAAVPAAPNDGGPEAAVVGPVRLAVTFAAQSILFALLGMLAWALLPFALGWIPTTVMTGSMEPRISAGDVLIARPIPTGTAALGHVLLVDDPDHAGRLRLHRYVQDTPDGKLILRGDANAANDSSPVAPEAVRGVAVLRVPYVGLPVVWFAEKNWANLAALFAGISALTVAAAAGSSAGRHDGGAPAAPVAGGAPRQSQHRHLPATRRAIRRRARTAARRATAVRTLLCLASLPVLVTPQLLLAAPAHAAFSAATPAQAGTFAAASSYDCLFRPAQDNPALFFGFNEASGPAAEDGSRTGNDGILSGAVRRTAGSCAGDSPALAFGSAAGMVSTRLLASAPETFSVSVWFKTTPGATSGGRLLGFGNTQTGTSTLTDRHLYLTDNGGVGFGVATRNGNSQQYKAAGLTTQTSYNDGRWHLATATSGPAGSVLYIDGVPKADNPRLVAERTYDGYWRVGYDSMDFDKNREWPGAAENTIFRGSIDNAAVYPTVLTQSQVGALYAAGR; from the coding sequence ATGCCCGGACCGAGCCGACTGCCCGCGACGTCCGGGGACCGTGCTGCCCGGACGTCCCGCGGCACCATCGGCGGAACTCCGGAAAGCAGTACCCCCCACACCCCCGGTCTCCGGCACCGGGTGCATGCAGCCGCCCCCAGGATCCACGGTTATTCCGTCGCTTCCCCCGAGACCAGCCCGGCAGCTGCGGCTGTCCCCGCAGCACCGAACGACGGCGGCCCGGAGGCCGCCGTCGTTGGGCCCGTCCGCCTCGCCGTCACCTTCGCGGCGCAATCCATACTCTTCGCCCTCCTCGGGATGCTGGCCTGGGCGTTGCTCCCCTTCGCCCTTGGCTGGATTCCCACCACTGTGATGACGGGGTCCATGGAACCCCGGATATCAGCCGGTGACGTGCTCATCGCCCGGCCCATCCCCACCGGAACGGCCGCTTTGGGCCATGTCCTGCTGGTCGATGACCCGGACCATGCAGGGAGGCTGCGGCTGCACCGCTACGTTCAGGACACCCCGGACGGCAAGCTCATCCTGCGCGGCGACGCCAACGCGGCCAATGATTCTTCCCCCGTGGCACCCGAAGCGGTCCGCGGCGTGGCAGTTCTCAGGGTCCCCTACGTCGGGCTCCCGGTGGTGTGGTTCGCCGAAAAGAACTGGGCCAATCTCGCCGCCCTGTTCGCCGGAATCTCAGCGCTGACGGTGGCCGCAGCCGCCGGTTCCAGCGCAGGCCGGCACGACGGCGGAGCGCCCGCCGCGCCCGTTGCCGGCGGCGCCCCGAGGCAGTCGCAACACCGGCACCTCCCCGCCACCCGCCGGGCCATCCGGCGGCGTGCCCGGACTGCGGCGCGACGGGCCACCGCCGTCCGCACCCTGCTCTGCCTGGCCTCACTTCCGGTCCTCGTCACCCCGCAGCTGTTGCTGGCGGCTCCGGCCCACGCTGCGTTCTCCGCCGCAACGCCAGCCCAGGCCGGCACCTTTGCCGCCGCAAGCTCCTACGACTGCCTGTTCCGCCCCGCCCAGGACAACCCCGCGCTGTTCTTCGGCTTCAATGAGGCGTCCGGACCGGCGGCCGAGGACGGCAGCCGGACCGGAAATGACGGCATCCTCTCCGGCGCCGTCCGACGCACCGCCGGATCCTGCGCGGGAGACAGCCCCGCCCTGGCGTTCGGCAGTGCCGCAGGAATGGTCAGCACCCGTCTGCTGGCCAGCGCCCCGGAGACATTCAGTGTCTCTGTCTGGTTCAAGACCACGCCAGGGGCCACCTCCGGAGGGCGCCTGCTCGGGTTCGGCAACACACAGACCGGAACGTCAACACTCACTGACCGGCACTTGTACCTCACCGACAACGGAGGGGTCGGGTTCGGCGTCGCCACCCGCAACGGGAACAGCCAGCAGTACAAGGCCGCCGGCCTCACCACTCAGACCAGCTACAACGACGGCCGCTGGCACCTCGCCACGGCCACCTCCGGTCCTGCCGGATCGGTGCTCTACATCGACGGCGTCCCGAAGGCCGACAACCCGCGTCTGGTCGCCGAGCGCACCTACGACGGCTACTGGCGGGTCGGCTACGACAGCATGGACTTCGACAAGAACCGCGAATGGCCCGGGGCCGCCGAGAACACGATTTTCCGGGGCAGCATCGACAACGCCGCCGTCTACCCGACGGTGCTGACCCAATCTCAGGTTGGAGCCCTGTACGCGGCCGGCCGCTGA